The following coding sequences are from one Kwoniella bestiolae CBS 10118 chromosome 2, complete sequence window:
- a CDS encoding histone H2A.Z translates to MSSKPTGGKGGKSKTSSETKTLTTRSSKAGLQFPVGRIHRFLRNKNANNVRIGAKAAVYVAAIMEYLTAEVLELAGNAAKDLRVKRITPRHLQLAIRGDEELDLLIRATIAGGGVLPHIHKSLVAKQGASKKLKPTPAA, encoded by the exons ATGTCATCCAAACCTACAGGTGGAAAAGGCGGTAAATCAAAGACCTCGTCAGAGACAAAGACTCTGACCACCAGGTCATCCAAGGCTGGTCTGCAG TTCCCTGTTGGTCGTATCCACAG ATTCCTGCGAAATAAGAATGCCAACAATGTGCGAATCGGAGCCAAGGCTGCCGTGTACGTTGCTGCTATTATGGAATACTTGACAGCAGAGGTACTGGAACTTGCAG GTAACGCCGCCAAGGATCTACGAGTAAAGCGAATCACACCAAGACATTTACAGTTGGCTATCAGAGGTGACGAGGAACTCGATCTCCTGATTAGAGCTACTATCGCAGGTGGTGGTGTCTTACCACACATCCACAAG tcCCTCGTCGCCAAACAAGGCGCATCGAAGAAGCTCAAGCCCACACCCGCCGCCTAA